The Chitinophagales bacterium genome has a segment encoding these proteins:
- a CDS encoding arsenate reductase ArsC produces MKKILVLCTGNSCRSQMAEAYLQLFAKDKAMVYSAGIETHGLNKNAVATLLEDGIDISHHTSNHINEYKNIDFDFVITVCDHAKENCPYFPSNAIIIHQNFSDPSKVIGTEQEIKTAFGTTRTAIKTFCYQFVEEYLQ; encoded by the coding sequence ATGAAAAAAATATTAGTACTTTGTACAGGAAATAGTTGTAGAAGTCAAATGGCTGAAGCGTACTTACAATTGTTTGCAAAAGACAAAGCAATGGTTTATAGTGCAGGAATAGAAACACATGGTTTAAACAAAAATGCAGTTGCAACTTTACTAGAAGATGGAATAGATATTTCACATCATACTTCTAATCATATTAATGAATATAAAAATATTGACTTTGATTTTGTAATTACTGTTTGCGATCATGCCAAAGAAAACTGTCCGTATTTTCCTAGCAATGCAATAATCATTCATCAAAACTTTTCAGATCCATCAAAAGTAATAGGAACAGAACAGGAAATTAAAACAGCATTTGGAACAACAAGAACAGCCATCAAAACCTTTTGTTATCAATTTGTAGAGGAATATTTACAATAG
- a CDS encoding Txe/YoeB family addiction module toxin, with product MKYVFVDESWEDYLSWQKTDKKKLKRINDLLKDISRNPFEGIGKPKPLKYKYAGFWSRRIDEEHRLIYKYEEDQILIAKCRFHYD from the coding sequence ATGAAATATGTTTTTGTAGATGAATCTTGGGAAGATTATTTGTCTTGGCAAAAAACGGATAAAAAGAAACTAAAAAGAATTAATGATTTACTGAAAGATATTTCAAGAAATCCTTTTGAAGGAATTGGAAAACCTAAACCTTTAAAATATAAATACGCTGGTTTTTGGTCGCGACGAATAGATGAAGAACACAGACTGATTTACAAATATGAAGAAGACCAAATTCTAATTGCTAAATGTAGATTTCATTACGACTAA
- a CDS encoding type II toxin-antitoxin system Phd/YefM family antitoxin, which translates to MLVTSVSDFRKDIKSYLDRVTKNFETLIINRGKDSGIVVMSLDEYNALIATNHELSSRKNEMRLDAAIEKLKKGKSYEKQLIEE; encoded by the coding sequence ATGTTAGTTACTAGTGTTTCTGATTTTAGAAAAGATATAAAATCTTATTTAGATAGAGTTACAAAGAATTTTGAAACGCTAATTATAAATAGAGGAAAAGATTCTGGAATTGTAGTAATGTCGCTTGATGAATACAATGCTCTTATTGCTACCAATCATGAATTATCTTCTCGAAAAAATGAAATGCGTTTAGATGCTGCAATTGAAAAATTGAAGAAAGGAAAATCTTATGAAAAACAATTAATCGAAGAATAA
- the recQ gene encoding DNA helicase RecQ, with the protein MTTKILDLEESLKQYFGFDKFKGNQKQIIQSILNQQDTFVIMPTGGGKSLCYQLPAIISEGTAIVISPLIALMKNQVDLVRGYSNQDNIAHFLNSQLNKTQIAQVKADVTNEVTKLLYVAPESLIKEENIAFLKSINISFVAVDEAHCISEWGHDFRPEYRKIKAMLEDIGSKIPVVALTATATPKVQHDIIKTLGMKTPKVFLSSFLRDNLYYEIRPKTSKQDAIKDIIKFIKKQNGKSGIIYCLSRNNTEDLAETLSVNGINAVAYHAGLDAKTRNERQDHFLMEEVQVIVATIAFGMGIDKPDVRFVIHFDVPKSLENYYQETGRAGRDGLQGDCIAYFSPKEIHKFEKFILSNKEKSVTEKEIAVQQLTEVEAYVQSAECRKRFVLHYFGEEMEHECNKMCDNCANPKEAVNIKNEMLMVLDAIKQTNEHTNTANLVNILTGRKSADITTLNQDKLKCFGVGKDNNMLFWNSVIQKALLENLIKKDIESFGILMLTDKAHEFIEKPKAIQVVLNHKFETDDSDDDTEVIQLNQKSGSVLEPVLLSLLKDLRKTEAKKHKVPTYVVFQDPSLEEMATLFPITEEELSNIAGVSLGKAKRYGKAFINAIKKYIEENNIDRVSEFDNIKSKDNNSNTKINIIKAIDKRMSLDDIADTYNMDMDKLIAEIESIVHTGTKVNINYYIDEVVDEDIQEEIYDYFMSASTDDIDVAYKTLKEEDIELEEIQLTRIKFLSELAN; encoded by the coding sequence ATGACAACAAAAATTTTAGATTTAGAAGAATCTTTGAAGCAATACTTTGGCTTTGATAAGTTTAAAGGCAACCAAAAACAAATAATACAGAGTATTTTAAACCAACAAGATACTTTTGTAATTATGCCAACAGGTGGTGGTAAATCATTATGTTACCAGTTACCAGCAATAATTTCTGAAGGAACAGCTATCGTAATTTCTCCTTTAATAGCACTAATGAAAAACCAAGTGGATTTAGTTAGAGGTTATAGCAACCAAGATAATATTGCACATTTTTTAAATTCGCAACTCAACAAAACACAAATAGCACAAGTAAAAGCTGATGTTACCAATGAAGTAACTAAACTATTATATGTTGCTCCAGAATCATTAATAAAAGAAGAAAATATTGCTTTTTTAAAAAGCATTAACATCTCTTTTGTTGCTGTTGATGAAGCTCATTGTATTTCTGAATGGGGACACGATTTTAGACCTGAGTACAGAAAAATAAAAGCAATGCTCGAAGACATTGGCTCTAAAATTCCTGTGGTAGCACTTACTGCTACTGCTACGCCAAAAGTACAGCACGATATTATCAAGACGCTAGGAATGAAAACGCCAAAAGTGTTTTTGTCTTCATTTTTAAGAGATAATTTATACTACGAAATTCGACCTAAAACTAGCAAACAAGATGCGATAAAAGACATCATAAAGTTTATAAAAAAGCAAAACGGAAAAAGTGGTATCATTTATTGCTTAAGTAGAAACAATACCGAAGATTTGGCAGAAACACTTTCTGTAAATGGAATTAATGCTGTTGCTTATCATGCTGGATTAGATGCTAAAACAAGAAATGAAAGACAAGACCATTTTTTGATGGAAGAAGTACAAGTAATTGTAGCGACTATTGCTTTTGGTATGGGAATTGATAAACCAGATGTGCGATTTGTAATTCATTTTGATGTACCAAAATCGCTAGAAAACTACTATCAAGAAACTGGTAGAGCTGGTAGAGATGGTTTGCAAGGCGATTGTATTGCTTACTTTTCGCCTAAAGAAATACATAAGTTTGAAAAATTCATTCTTAGCAATAAAGAAAAGTCGGTTACTGAAAAAGAAATTGCAGTTCAACAACTCACTGAAGTAGAAGCATATGTGCAAAGTGCTGAGTGTAGAAAACGATTTGTACTACATTATTTTGGTGAAGAAATGGAACACGAATGCAACAAAATGTGTGACAACTGTGCCAATCCGAAAGAAGCCGTAAATATAAAAAATGAAATGTTAATGGTGTTAGATGCCATCAAACAAACCAACGAACATACCAATACTGCTAATTTGGTAAATATACTTACTGGTAGAAAATCGGCAGACATTACTACGCTTAATCAAGACAAATTAAAATGTTTTGGTGTTGGTAAAGACAATAATATGTTGTTTTGGAACTCTGTTATTCAAAAAGCACTTTTGGAAAATTTAATCAAAAAAGATATTGAAAGCTTTGGAATTTTAATGCTAACAGACAAAGCACACGAGTTTATTGAAAAACCAAAAGCCATACAAGTTGTTTTAAATCACAAGTTTGAAACTGATGATTCTGATGATGACACAGAAGTAATACAACTAAACCAAAAAAGTGGAAGTGTACTTGAACCTGTTTTATTAAGTCTTTTAAAAGATTTAAGAAAAACCGAAGCCAAGAAACATAAAGTACCAACTTATGTTGTTTTTCAAGATCCATCTTTAGAAGAAATGGCAACACTGTTTCCTATTACCGAAGAAGAATTATCAAATATTGCTGGTGTAAGTTTAGGTAAAGCCAAACGATATGGTAAAGCATTTATTAATGCTATTAAAAAATATATAGAAGAAAATAATATAGACCGAGTTAGTGAGTTTGACAATATTAAAAGCAAAGACAATAACTCTAATACCAAAATAAATATTATTAAAGCAATTGACAAGCGAATGTCTTTAGATGATATTGCTGATACTTACAATATGGACATGGACAAACTAATTGCCGAAATTGAAAGTATTGTGCATACTGGAACAAAAGTGAATATCAATTATTACATTGATGAAGTTGTTGACGAAGATATACAAGAAGAAATTTACGACTACTTTATGAGTGCTAGCACTGACGATATTGATGTTGCTTACAAAACACTTAAAGAAGAAGACATTGAATTAGAAGAAATTCAGTTGACAAGAATTAAGTTTTTAAGCGAGTTAGCAAATTAA
- a CDS encoding GHMP kinase: protein MLLFDEKANGKILLTAEYVVLDGALALALPTKLGQQLKVYQNDTDIITYTAYNFRNEKWFEAKFDIALNLLNKFPTLEEKKLQQIFKAIASLNTNVNFINYRFESYLEFPNNYGLGSSSTIIALLAKFFKVNPYQLLAKTFGGSGYDIACAFQNQAILYQLIDNNKEQPKVETVDFNPSFIDKLFFVHLNEKQNSQEAVARYKNLKIKLKEDLIKAINEITNKILNSNNLVEFCNLLEAHEQIISIATEQATIKSVLFDDFNGTIKSLGAWNGDFILAVGNENEVYNYFQQKGFSTIIPYKKLIL from the coding sequence ACAGCAGAATATGTTGTATTAGATGGTGCTTTGGCTTTAGCATTACCAACCAAATTAGGTCAACAATTAAAAGTATATCAAAACGATACAGATATTATTACTTATACTGCTTATAATTTCAGAAATGAAAAATGGTTTGAAGCAAAGTTTGATATAGCTTTAAACTTACTCAACAAATTTCCAACGCTAGAAGAAAAAAAACTACAACAAATTTTTAAAGCTATTGCTTCATTAAATACAAATGTCAATTTTATCAACTATCGATTTGAATCTTATTTAGAATTTCCAAATAATTACGGTTTAGGTAGTAGTTCTACCATAATTGCTTTGTTAGCAAAGTTTTTTAAAGTAAATCCATATCAATTATTAGCAAAAACATTTGGTGGTTCTGGTTACGATATTGCTTGTGCCTTTCAAAATCAAGCTATTTTATATCAATTAATAGACAACAATAAAGAACAACCGAAAGTAGAAACGGTAGATTTTAATCCAAGTTTTATTGATAAACTGTTTTTTGTACATCTCAACGAAAAACAAAACTCGCAAGAAGCTGTTGCTAGATATAAAAATTTGAAAATCAAATTAAAAGAAGACTTAATCAAAGCAATCAATGAAATCACCAATAAAATATTAAACAGCAATAACCTTGTTGAATTTTGTAATTTATTAGAAGCTCATGAACAAATTATTTCTATTGCTACAGAACAAGCTACTATAAAATCTGTTTTGTTTGATGATTTTAATGGCACTATAAAATCGTTAGGCGCTTGGAATGGCGATTTTATTCTAGCAGTTGGAAATGAAAATGAAGTATATAATTATTTTCAACAAAAAGGATTTTCTACTATTATTCCTTACAAAAAACTTATTTTATAA
- a CDS encoding winged helix-turn-helix transcriptional regulator has product MGVTKTDCFSDEQNTVATIAKALGHPARIAIIEYLLTTNKCICGDIVNELPLAQPTISQHLKELKNANIIKGTIEGNAICYCINADAIEIINLFCFNITNQLNVKENNCC; this is encoded by the coding sequence ATGGGAGTTACCAAAACAGATTGCTTTTCAGATGAACAAAATACTGTTGCTACCATAGCAAAAGCACTTGGTCATCCTGCAAGAATTGCTATTATAGAATATCTTTTAACAACCAATAAATGTATTTGTGGAGATATTGTTAATGAACTACCATTGGCTCAACCTACTATATCTCAGCATTTAAAAGAACTGAAAAATGCCAACATAATTAAAGGCACTATAGAAGGCAATGCGATTTGTTATTGTATAAATGCAGATGCTATTGAAATTATAAATTTATTTTGTTTTAATATAACTAATCAACTTAATGTAAAAGAAAATAATTGTTGTTAA
- a CDS encoding NTP transferase domain-containing protein produces the protein MNNNYAAIMAGGIGSRFWPASRTSQPKQFLDILGTGKTLIQQTYDRFLKICPSENIYILTHESYIAQIKQQIPTIKDEQILAEPARKNTAPCIAYAAMKINQLNENANIIVAPSDHVILQEEEFVRIANKALNFCATHNALATLGIQPSRPDTGYGYIQYIDDGKDEGVYKVKTFTEKPKLEVAKQFIESGDFLWNAGIFIWSTKSILGAFEQYLDEVYDAFAEAKQYLGTADEPKAIEQAFVTCPNISIDFGIMEKADNVFVFPANFGWSDLGTWASLYEEKEKDYLQNAVNGKNVIVYNANNNMISVPDDKLVVLNGLEDFIVVDTDDVLLICKKQDEQSIKEITHDIKMKKGNQYL, from the coding sequence ATGAACAATAATTATGCTGCAATTATGGCTGGAGGAATAGGCAGTAGGTTTTGGCCAGCAAGTAGAACCAGTCAACCTAAACAATTCTTAGACATATTAGGAACAGGCAAAACGCTTATTCAACAAACCTATGATAGATTTTTAAAAATTTGTCCTAGCGAAAACATTTATATACTTACTCATGAAAGCTATATAGCACAAATAAAACAACAAATACCAACCATTAAAGACGAACAAATTTTAGCAGAGCCAGCAAGAAAAAACACAGCGCCTTGTATTGCTTATGCTGCTATGAAAATTAATCAGTTAAATGAAAATGCAAATATTATAGTAGCTCCTAGCGACCATGTTATTTTGCAAGAAGAAGAATTTGTTCGTATAGCAAACAAAGCACTTAATTTTTGTGCTACACACAATGCATTGGCTACTTTAGGCATTCAACCAAGCAGACCAGACACTGGTTATGGTTATATTCAATATATTGACGATGGCAAAGATGAAGGTGTATATAAAGTGAAAACTTTTACAGAAAAACCAAAACTAGAAGTAGCAAAACAGTTTATTGAAAGTGGTGACTTTTTATGGAATGCTGGTATTTTTATTTGGAGTACTAAAAGTATTTTAGGTGCTTTTGAACAATATTTAGACGAAGTTTATGATGCTTTTGCTGAAGCGAAACAATACTTAGGAACAGCAGATGAACCAAAGGCAATAGAACAAGCATTTGTTACTTGTCCGAATATTTCAATAGATTTTGGTATTATGGAAAAAGCAGATAATGTTTTTGTTTTTCCTGCAAATTTTGGTTGGAGTGATTTAGGAACTTGGGCATCTTTATACGAAGAAAAAGAAAAAGACTATTTACAAAATGCGGTAAATGGCAAAAATGTAATAGTGTATAATGCAAACAACAATATGATTAGCGTACCAGATGATAAATTGGTAGTTTTAAATGGTTTAGAAGATTTTATTGTAGTAGATACCGATGATGTTTTATTGATTTGTAAAAAACAAGACGAACAAAGTATCAAGGAAATTACACACGATATTAAGATGAAAAAAGGCAACCAGTATCTGTAA
- a CDS encoding alanine:cation symporter family protein encodes MSFKANSKKLILFLITLLFSSNLIFANQVDQQIDKAFGSATGWFVKFIFYAIPFSENVAIPWVLFPLIIGAVYFTIYFNFVNFRNFKTAIQIVSGKFDKLDQDHATNVNPSANLHTVDGDIVDTIKDEAATGEVTHFQALTAALSGTVGLGNIAGVAVAISIGGAGATFWMIVAGLIGMASKFTECTLGVKYRDIDANGVVYGGPMYYLKKGFAEMNLGTLGRILAVLFAIMCIGGSFGGGNMFQANQAFKMFVNITGGENSFAMGYGWLFGLIMAVIVAVVIIGGIKSIARVTDKIVPFMVGIYVIASLIIIFMHLGHLGTAFKEIIDGAFSAKSVAGGAIGVLIQGFKRAAFSNEAGIGSASIAHSAVKTKYPASEGLVGLLEPFIDTVIVCTMTALIIIITDHHLVGASSTDEGVKLTSDAFASVLPWFPYILALAVILFAFSTMISWSYYGVQAWSYLFGRSKATEYTYKVIFCLFVIIGAASSLGSVIDFSDAMIFAMMVPNMVGLLLLAPKAKKELKRYLEAIKNS; translated from the coding sequence ATGTCGTTTAAAGCAAATAGCAAAAAACTAATTTTATTCTTAATAACACTCCTTTTTTCTTCTAATTTAATCTTTGCCAACCAAGTTGACCAACAAATAGATAAAGCATTTGGTAGTGCAACAGGTTGGTTTGTAAAGTTTATTTTTTATGCCATTCCTTTTTCAGAAAATGTTGCTATTCCTTGGGTATTGTTTCCATTAATTATAGGTGCTGTTTACTTTACTATCTATTTTAACTTTGTCAATTTCAGAAATTTTAAAACCGCTATTCAAATTGTAAGTGGCAAGTTCGATAAATTAGACCAAGACCATGCTACTAATGTAAATCCATCGGCTAATTTACATACTGTAGATGGTGACATTGTAGATACGATTAAAGATGAAGCTGCAACTGGAGAAGTTACACACTTTCAAGCGTTAACAGCTGCACTTTCTGGTACTGTTGGATTAGGTAATATTGCAGGCGTTGCTGTTGCTATTTCTATTGGTGGTGCTGGTGCTACTTTTTGGATGATTGTAGCTGGATTAATTGGTATGGCATCTAAATTTACAGAGTGTACGCTTGGTGTAAAGTATAGAGATATAGATGCTAATGGTGTGGTTTATGGTGGACCAATGTACTATTTGAAAAAAGGTTTTGCAGAAATGAATCTTGGAACTCTTGGTAGAATTTTAGCAGTACTTTTTGCTATTATGTGTATTGGTGGTTCTTTTGGTGGAGGCAATATGTTTCAAGCCAATCAAGCATTTAAAATGTTTGTAAATATTACTGGTGGCGAAAATAGTTTTGCTATGGGTTATGGTTGGCTCTTTGGTTTAATTATGGCTGTTATTGTAGCTGTTGTAATTATTGGAGGCATTAAATCTATTGCAAGAGTAACCGATAAAATTGTACCATTTATGGTTGGTATTTATGTAATAGCATCTCTCATTATAATTTTTATGCATCTTGGACATTTAGGTACTGCTTTTAAAGAAATTATTGACGGTGCTTTTTCAGCAAAAAGTGTAGCTGGTGGTGCTATTGGTGTGTTAATACAAGGATTTAAACGAGCTGCTTTTTCTAATGAAGCTGGCATTGGTTCTGCGTCTATTGCTCACTCTGCTGTAAAAACAAAGTATCCAGCATCCGAAGGCTTGGTTGGTTTATTAGAACCATTTATAGATACCGTTATTGTTTGTACCATGACTGCTTTAATTATTATAATTACAGATCATCATTTAGTTGGTGCAAGTAGTACAGATGAAGGCGTTAAACTTACTTCTGATGCATTTGCTTCTGTATTGCCTTGGTTTCCGTATATTTTAGCATTAGCAGTAATTTTATTCGCTTTTTCTACTATGATTTCTTGGTCGTACTATGGTGTACAAGCATGGTCGTATTTATTTGGAAGAAGCAAAGCAACAGAATATACTTACAAAGTAATTTTTTGTTTATTTGTAATTATAGGAGCAGCATCTAGTTTAGGTTCTGTAATAGATTTTTCTGATGCCATGATTTTTGCCATGATGGTTCCCAATATGGTAGGATTATTATTACTAGCACCAAAAGCTAAAAAAGAACTCAAGCGATATTTAGAAGCGATAAAGAATAGTTAG
- a CDS encoding DEAD/DEAH box helicase, producing the protein MKQAETILEKRPETAKKLYPYQQEYIEKIFNTLTNNTKNDNIIFQLPTGGGKTVIFSEIARRYLAQYNQKILILTHRIELLKQTAKALEEVHIHCKYITSEVDTIDNTQNYDCYLAMVETLNNRLKEDESFIEGIRLVIVDEAHYNSFRKIFKYFKNATILGVTATPLSSNVNLPLRQNYQKLIVGDSIKELIAKGYLSDATTFSFDVHLGNLKIGIDGDYTINSLDRIYMGFEMHDKLLQVYNEKAKGTKTLIFNSSVATSKSVEKFFLDNGVEIKHLDSTSKKQERKDVLQWLKETPNAIVTSVGILTTGFDEPTVETIILNRATRSLTLYHQMIGRGSRQTKNKNHFNIIDLGNNAKRLGLWKDFIDWQDVFVNPDKFLEHLYDREVKMEKGLMYEISDEVKALFPNTSDFNFDMEERYQFYYMKSEKTLKALDDAIDNHQKRIAENVTNYLDAIPLINILQPEIEYRLNVYTNCLSKASKNYFSFLLENYNKDLHAKLKSNLPFSD; encoded by the coding sequence ATGAAGCAAGCTGAAACAATTTTAGAAAAAAGACCGGAAACTGCCAAAAAGCTTTATCCATATCAACAAGAATACATTGAAAAAATATTTAATACACTAACCAATAATACTAAAAACGATAATATTATTTTTCAGCTACCAACTGGTGGTGGAAAAACAGTTATTTTTTCTGAAATTGCCAGACGATATTTAGCACAATACAATCAAAAAATATTAATTCTTACACATAGAATTGAGTTACTAAAACAAACAGCAAAAGCACTAGAAGAAGTACATATTCACTGCAAATATATTACTAGTGAAGTAGATACTATAGACAATACTCAAAACTACGATTGTTACTTGGCAATGGTAGAAACTTTGAACAATCGACTTAAAGAAGATGAGAGTTTTATAGAAGGCATTCGTTTAGTTATTGTTGATGAAGCTCACTACAACTCATTTAGAAAAATTTTTAAATATTTTAAAAACGCAACTATTCTTGGTGTAACAGCTACGCCATTAAGTTCTAATGTAAATCTGCCATTGCGTCAAAATTATCAAAAATTAATTGTTGGCGACTCAATCAAAGAACTTATTGCAAAAGGTTATTTAAGTGATGCTACAACTTTTTCGTTTGATGTACATTTAGGTAATCTAAAAATTGGTATCGATGGAGATTATACCATCAATTCTCTAGACAGAATTTATATGGGATTTGAAATGCACGACAAGCTACTTCAAGTGTATAATGAAAAAGCAAAAGGCACAAAAACACTTATTTTTAATAGTTCTGTTGCCACTTCAAAATCGGTAGAAAAGTTTTTTTTAGACAATGGCGTAGAAATAAAACACCTAGATAGTACTAGCAAAAAACAAGAGCGAAAAGATGTATTACAATGGTTGAAAGAAACACCAAATGCTATAGTTACTAGTGTTGGAATTTTAACAACAGGTTTTGATGAACCAACAGTAGAAACCATTATTTTAAATAGAGCAACGCGTTCGCTTACGCTGTATCATCAAATGATTGGTCGTGGTTCTAGACAAACAAAAAACAAAAATCATTTTAATATTATTGATTTAGGAAACAATGCCAAACGATTAGGTCTTTGGAAAGATTTTATAGATTGGCAAGATGTATTTGTCAATCCAGATAAATTTTTAGAACATTTATACGATAGAGAAGTAAAAATGGAAAAAGGATTGATGTACGAAATTTCTGACGAAGTAAAAGCACTTTTTCCAAACACTAGCGATTTTAATTTTGATATGGAAGAACGCTATCAGTTCTACTATATGAAAAGCGAAAAAACATTGAAAGCACTAGATGACGCTATTGACAATCATCAAAAAAGAATAGCAGAAAATGTTACCAATTACTTAGATGCCATTCCTTTAATTAATATACTACAACCAGAAATTGAATATCGATTAAATGTATATACTAATTGTTTATCAAAAGCATCTAAAAACTACTTTAGCTTTTTACTAGAAAACTACAACAAAGATTTACACGCCAAACTAAAATCAAACTTGCCTTTTAGTGATTGA